Proteins encoded by one window of Pseudomonas coleopterorum:
- the rimM gene encoding ribosome maturation factor RimM (Essential for efficient processing of 16S rRNA): MNATPDSADDLIVVGKIFSVHGVRGEVKVFSFTDPIENLLDYKTWTLKRDGVVVKQVELVSGRSTQKDLVAKLKGLDDRDEARLLSGYEICISRSLLPDLAEDDYYWYQLQGLKVIDLQEQLLGTIDHLLETGANDVMVVKPCAGSLDDRERLLPYTAQCVLKVDLAAGEMRVDWDADF, translated from the coding sequence ATGAACGCGACGCCAGATTCCGCTGATGACTTGATCGTCGTCGGCAAGATTTTCTCGGTACACGGCGTTCGCGGCGAGGTGAAGGTCTTTTCCTTTACCGATCCGATAGAAAACCTGCTCGACTACAAGACCTGGACGCTCAAGCGCGATGGGGTTGTCGTCAAACAGGTAGAGCTGGTCAGCGGCCGATCCACACAAAAGGATCTGGTTGCCAAGTTGAAAGGTCTGGATGATCGCGACGAAGCCCGTCTTCTGTCCGGTTACGAGATTTGCATCTCGCGCAGCCTTTTGCCCGACCTGGCCGAAGATGATTACTACTGGTATCAGCTTCAGGGCCTGAAGGTCATCGATCTGCAGGAGCAACTGCTCGGCACCATCGATCACCTGTTGGAGACCGGCGCCAACGATGTAATGGTGGTGAAGCCCTGCGCGGGCAGCCTGGATGATCGCGAACGCCTGTTGCCCTATACGGCGCAATGCGTGTTGAAGGTCGACCTGGCCGCTGGCGAGATGAGGGTGGATTGGGACGCGGACTTCTAG
- the rpsP gene encoding 30S ribosomal protein S16: MLTIRLARGGSKKRPFYQLTVTDSRNPRDGSHKEHVGFFNPVARGQEIRLSVNQERVNHWLSVGAQPSERVAQLLKEAAKAAA, from the coding sequence ATGCTAACCATCCGTCTTGCCCGTGGCGGCTCCAAAAAGCGCCCGTTTTACCAACTGACCGTAACCGATTCGCGCAACCCGCGTGACGGTTCCCACAAAGAGCACGTGGGTTTCTTCAACCCTGTTGCCCGTGGTCAGGAAATCCGTCTGTCCGTGAACCAAGAGCGCGTCAACCACTGGTTGAGCGTGGGTGCACAGCCTTCTGAGCGTGTTGCTCAGTTGCTGAAGGAAGCTGCCAAGGCCGCGGCCTGA
- the ffh gene encoding signal recognition particle protein, whose amino-acid sequence MFENLTDRLSQTLRHVTGKAKLTEDNIKDTLREVRMALLEADVALPVVKDFVNKVKERAVGTEVSRSLTPGQAFVKIVQAELVEMMGAANEELSLAVTPPAVILMAGLQGAGKTTTAGKLARFLKERKKKTVMVVSADVYRPAAIKQLETLASDIGVTFFPSDISQKPVDIAHAAIREAKLKFIDVVILDTAGRLHIDAEMMGEIQQLHAAVKPAETLFVVDAMTGQDAANTAKAFGDALPLTGVILTKVDGDARGGAALSVRAITGKPIKFIGMGEKSEALEPFHPDRIASRILGMGDVLSLIEQAEQSLDKDKADKLAKKLKKGKGFDLEDFRDQLVQMKTMGGLGGLMDKLPSIGGVNLSQMGNAQNVAEKQFKQMEAIINSMTPAERRDPDVISGSRKRRIAMGSGTQVQEIGRLIKQHKQMQKMMKKFSTKGGMAKMMRGMGGMLPGGGGGMPKM is encoded by the coding sequence ATGTTTGAAAACCTTACAGACCGCCTCTCACAGACGCTTCGCCACGTTACCGGCAAAGCCAAGCTGACCGAGGACAATATCAAAGACACCCTGCGCGAAGTGCGCATGGCGTTGCTCGAAGCCGACGTCGCCCTGCCGGTGGTGAAGGACTTCGTCAACAAGGTCAAGGAGCGTGCGGTCGGCACCGAGGTTTCGCGCAGCCTGACCCCGGGCCAGGCGTTCGTGAAGATCGTCCAGGCCGAGCTCGTCGAAATGATGGGCGCCGCCAACGAGGAACTGAGCCTGGCGGTGACCCCGCCGGCAGTCATCCTGATGGCCGGTCTGCAGGGTGCGGGCAAGACGACCACCGCCGGCAAGCTGGCGCGCTTCCTCAAGGAGCGCAAGAAGAAGACCGTGATGGTGGTGTCGGCCGACGTCTACCGTCCGGCGGCCATCAAGCAGCTGGAGACCCTGGCCAGCGATATCGGCGTGACCTTCTTCCCGTCCGACATCAGCCAGAAACCGGTGGACATCGCCCACGCCGCGATCCGCGAGGCCAAGCTCAAGTTCATCGACGTGGTCATTCTCGATACCGCCGGCCGTCTGCACATCGACGCCGAGATGATGGGCGAGATCCAGCAACTGCACGCGGCCGTCAAGCCGGCTGAAACGCTGTTCGTGGTCGACGCCATGACCGGTCAGGACGCGGCCAACACGGCCAAGGCCTTCGGCGATGCGCTGCCGCTGACCGGTGTGATCCTCACCAAGGTCGACGGCGACGCCCGTGGCGGTGCCGCGCTGTCGGTGCGTGCCATCACCGGCAAGCCGATCAAGTTCATCGGTATGGGCGAGAAGAGCGAAGCGCTCGAGCCGTTCCACCCCGACCGGATCGCCTCGCGCATCCTGGGCATGGGCGATGTGCTCAGCCTGATCGAGCAGGCCGAACAGTCGCTGGACAAGGACAAGGCCGACAAGCTCGCCAAGAAACTGAAGAAGGGCAAGGGCTTCGACCTCGAAGACTTCCGTGACCAGCTCGTGCAGATGAAGACCATGGGCGGCCTCGGTGGCCTGATGGACAAGCTGCCCAGCATCGGCGGTGTGAATCTCTCGCAGATGGGCAATGCCCAGAATGTCGCCGAGAAGCAGTTCAAGCAGATGGAAGCCATCATCAACTCCATGACCCCGGCCGAGCGCCGCGATCCGGACGTGATCAGCGGCTCGCGCAAGCGCCGTATCGCCATGGGTTCGGGCACGCAGGTGCAGGAGATCGGTCGCTTGATCAAGCAGCACAAGCAGATGCAGAAGATGATGAAGAAGTTTTCCACCAAGGGTGGCATGGCCAAGATGATGCGCGGCATGGGCGGCATGCTGCCCGGCGGCGGTGGTGGCATGCCCAAGATGTAA
- a CDS encoding cytochrome C assembly family protein, whose translation MLPLSPSLLPTLAAACLYAAATAYQATRIGQGSKADKRLLYLFGFLAVIAHGCALFSQLLTPLGLSLDFFSAASLIAVAVIALTLLATSQIPVENLLVLLFPLGLATILIAQFVPGGTAPLIHEEPGILTHILLSILAYGMFTIAVFQSLLLLLQDHQLKHKHPAGLIKNFPPLQTMESLLFGFIWAGWVLLSLSLISGWVFVENLFAQHLVHKTLLACLAWIVFSVLLWGRNRLGWRGHKAIRWTLAGFCLLMLAYFGSKLVREYILHI comes from the coding sequence ATGCTCCCCTTGTCACCCAGTCTATTACCCACCCTCGCCGCCGCCTGCCTGTACGCCGCTGCGACTGCCTATCAGGCGACCCGCATTGGCCAGGGCAGCAAGGCTGACAAGCGCCTGCTCTACCTGTTCGGCTTCCTGGCCGTCATCGCCCATGGCTGCGCGCTGTTCTCGCAACTGCTGACACCGCTGGGGCTGAGCCTGGACTTCTTCAGCGCCGCCAGCCTGATCGCTGTGGCGGTGATCGCCCTGACCCTGCTGGCGACCAGTCAGATTCCCGTGGAAAACCTGCTGGTGCTGCTGTTCCCCCTGGGCCTGGCCACCATCCTGATCGCGCAGTTCGTGCCTGGCGGGACCGCGCCACTGATCCACGAAGAGCCTGGCATCCTCACACACATCCTGCTCTCCATCCTGGCCTATGGCATGTTCACCATCGCCGTGTTCCAGTCGCTGCTGCTGTTGCTGCAGGATCACCAGCTCAAGCACAAGCACCCGGCAGGCCTGATCAAGAACTTTCCGCCGCTGCAGACCATGGAAAGCCTGCTGTTCGGCTTCATCTGGGCTGGCTGGGTATTGCTGTCGCTGTCACTCATTTCGGGTTGGGTGTTCGTCGAGAACCTGTTCGCGCAACATCTGGTCCACAAGACCCTGCTGGCCTGTCTGGCCTGGATCGTCTTCAGCGTGCTGCTGTGGGGGCGCAACCGCCTGGGCTGGCGCGGACACAAGGCCATTCGCTGGACGCTGGCCGGCTTCTGCCTGCTGATGCTGGCCTATTTCGGCAGCAAGCTGGTTCGCGAATACATTCTGCACATCTGA
- the trmD gene encoding tRNA (guanosine(37)-N1)-methyltransferase TrmD: MATLRVEVITLFPEMFSAISEYGITSRAVKQGLLQLTCWNPRDYTTDRHHTVDDRPFGGGPGMVMKIKPLEDALVQAKAAAGEAAKVIYLSPQGRPLVQGAVKQLATSESLILIAGRYEGIDERFIEAHVDEEWSVGDYVLSGGELPAMVLIDAVTRLLPGALGHADSAEEDSFTDGLLDCPHYTRPEVYADQRVPDVLLSGNHAHIRRWRLQQSLGRTYERRADLLERRSLSGEENKLLAEYLRERNDS; this comes from the coding sequence ATGGCAACCCTTCGCGTTGAAGTGATCACCCTGTTCCCCGAGATGTTCTCGGCCATCAGTGAGTACGGCATTACCAGCCGCGCGGTGAAACAGGGGTTGTTGCAACTGACCTGCTGGAACCCGCGGGACTACACCACGGACCGTCACCACACAGTGGATGACCGGCCCTTCGGCGGTGGTCCGGGGATGGTGATGAAGATCAAGCCCCTGGAGGACGCGTTGGTTCAGGCCAAGGCAGCAGCGGGGGAAGCGGCGAAGGTGATCTACCTCTCGCCCCAGGGCCGACCGCTGGTACAGGGCGCCGTGAAACAACTGGCGACTTCCGAATCCCTGATTCTGATCGCCGGGCGGTATGAAGGCATCGACGAGCGTTTCATTGAAGCTCATGTCGATGAAGAGTGGTCTGTTGGCGACTATGTGCTGTCGGGCGGTGAATTGCCCGCCATGGTCCTGATCGATGCGGTTACACGACTGCTGCCCGGAGCTTTGGGGCATGCGGACTCCGCGGAGGAAGACTCCTTCACGGACGGTCTGCTGGATTGCCCGCACTACACCCGACCGGAGGTGTATGCGGATCAGCGTGTTCCCGACGTATTGCTTAGCGGCAATCATGCACACATCCGGCGCTGGCGTTTGCAGCAGTCCCTTGGGCGGACCTACGAACGACGTGCCGATCTTCTGGAAAGACGCTCGCTTTCTGGAGAAGAGAACAAGCTGCTGGCGGAGTATCTCCGCGAGCGGAACGATAGTTAA